The Clostridioides difficile genome has a segment encoding these proteins:
- a CDS encoding cysteine hydrolase has protein sequence MSIALLLIDIQNDYFKNGKCELFNTEKTAENAKKILTLFRKNNLPIIHVQHISMSSTASFFLPDTYGSKINKIVFPLDNEEIVIKHTPDSFFKTRLQSFLEEKNINKLVICGMMSHLCIDTSVRTAKKLGYDITLIEDACTTKNLFWDDKEIHAETVHQVFMASLQNSFADIKNTEIFLSNYCK, from the coding sequence ATGTCTATAGCTTTACTTTTAATTGATATTCAAAATGATTATTTTAAGAATGGTAAATGTGAATTATTTAATACAGAAAAAACTGCTGAAAATGCTAAAAAAATACTCACACTCTTTAGAAAAAATAACTTACCAATTATTCATGTGCAGCATATATCAATGAGTTCAACAGCATCATTCTTTCTACCTGACACTTATGGTTCAAAAATAAATAAAATTGTTTTTCCACTTGATAATGAAGAAATTGTCATTAAGCATACACCAGATAGTTTTTTTAAAACACGTTTACAAAGTTTTCTTGAAGAAAAAAACATAAATAAATTAGTAATTTGTGGAATGATGAGCCATCTGTGTATTGATACAAGTGTAAGAACAGCAAAGAAACTCGGATACGATATTACTCTCATAGAGGATGCTTGCACAACAAAAAATTTATTTTGGGATGACAAAGAGATTCATGCTGAGACTGTACATCAAGTATTTATGGCATCTTTACAAAATAGTTTTGCAGATATAAAAAATACAGAAATTTTTTTGTCTAATTATTGTAAATAA
- a CDS encoding MgtC/SapB family protein — translation MNNHILIQFEYIARIIIAGLCGALIGYERKNRLKEAGIRTHFIVALGSALIIIVSKYGFDDVVGTPGIGLDPARVAAQVVSGIGFLGAGLIFIRNQSVSGLTTAAGIWATAGTGLAIGCGLYLLGIVSSIIIVITQILLHRDRKWMKLPTAEQVSLKISNSTDSISYIEEKFKQSKIEIINMNIKRIDGDWLEVIIYTKLPKGYKKTNLLKLFSDNPLIESLEI, via the coding sequence ATGAATAATCATATACTTATTCAATTTGAATATATAGCAAGAATCATTATTGCTGGTTTATGTGGAGCTTTGATTGGATATGAAAGAAAGAATAGGCTAAAAGAAGCTGGAATCCGAACTCATTTTATAGTAGCACTAGGATCAGCACTTATAATCATTGTTTCCAAATATGGATTTGATGATGTAGTAGGTACTCCAGGGATTGGTTTAGACCCTGCCCGTGTTGCAGCACAGGTTGTCAGTGGAATAGGTTTTTTAGGAGCTGGATTAATATTTATCAGAAATCAATCAGTAAGTGGACTTACTACAGCTGCTGGTATATGGGCGACAGCAGGTACAGGACTTGCAATTGGTTGTGGATTATACTTACTTGGTATTGTTTCAAGCATTATTATTGTTATCACACAAATACTACTTCATAGAGATAGGAAATGGATGAAACTCCCTACTGCAGAACAGGTCTCTCTTAAAATTTCTAACAGCACTGATTCAATCTCATATATTGAAGAAAAATTTAAGCAATCTAAAATTGAAATTATAAATATGAATATTAAACGCATTGATGGAGATTGGCTAGAAGTAATTATCTATACTAAATTACCTAAAGGATACAAAAAGACGAATCTATTAAAGTTGTTTAGTGATAATCCTCTTATAGAATCTTTAGAGATATAA
- a CDS encoding MerR family transcriptional regulator has translation MKDYYKIGEISKIYGIGRDSLMYYEEIGILKPFRDTNGYRMYNISDIWKLNLIKEFRSLNFPMKKIKEYLDDRSIESTKTILNEELDLIDKKIFELVSHKENIITRLSSIESVIQNTEIDEIEIVYIEKRKALELNADIERDEDFDFLIQKLQKEYEDRFNILGNNNIGSAFSIEAINNGIFNEFKSVFCFLEDNEEIYNIVFDEGYYVTLNYTGSNSNNKIYMEKVFRFIEENNYKINAAPIEIYKIDIHETGIVDEFVTEIQVPITK, from the coding sequence ATGAAAGATTATTATAAAATAGGAGAAATATCTAAAATATATGGTATAGGAAGAGATTCTTTAATGTACTATGAAGAAATAGGAATTTTAAAACCATTTAGAGATACTAATGGATATAGAATGTATAATATATCTGATATATGGAAATTGAATTTGATAAAAGAATTTAGAAGTTTGAATTTTCCAATGAAAAAAATAAAAGAATATTTAGATGATAGAAGTATAGAATCTACAAAAACTATATTAAATGAAGAATTGGATTTAATTGATAAAAAGATATTTGAACTTGTAAGTCACAAGGAAAATATTATAACAAGATTAAGTTCAATTGAAAGTGTGATTCAAAATACTGAAATAGACGAAATAGAAATTGTATATATAGAAAAAAGGAAAGCATTAGAATTAAATGCTGATATAGAAAGAGACGAAGATTTTGATTTCTTAATTCAAAAGCTTCAAAAAGAATATGAAGATAGATTTAATATACTTGGAAACAATAATATTGGTTCTGCTTTTTCTATTGAAGCAATCAATAATGGTATATTTAATGAATTTAAGTCTGTATTTTGTTTTTTGGAAGATAATGAGGAGATATATAATATAGTTTTTGATGAAGGGTACTATGTAACATTAAATTATACTGGAAGTAACTCTAATAATAAAATCTATATGGAAAAAGTATTTAGATTTATAGAAGAAAATAATTATAAAATAAATGCTGCACCAATAGAGATATATAAAATAGATATACATGAAACTGGGATTGTAGATGAATTTGTAACTGAAATTCAAGTTCCTATAACTAAATAG